A single window of Lentisphaera araneosa HTCC2155 DNA harbors:
- a CDS encoding ISL3 family transposase has product MMTEQLFAEMLNLGDKWEVSKLEVLAEQSCIEVTIKDTAKLLEGMECPCCKRTDLIIKDHANERLWDHLQMWTYKTVLKCRLPRALCKSCKKTWTIRAPWEGVNKHSSKDFEALALTLMRHMPVSKVGKLMKVDDQKLWRILRVYIDKERAKLDWSELTRIGVDELSIAKGHRYVSVFVDMENHSVLFAADGKDAQVFEQFTEELYLKDGHPHAITEVSMDMSPSYKSGVDSNMRNARKVFDYFHIAQNLNKAIGKVCSRERRTKGDIRNLLKKPRLFQKNRDKLKEKDQQTIEKLKELNTATAMAYQMRLSLQDIFKTKSEIKALLGLKAWISWVHNEAEKEMWKYFLNPLKKFAESLTKHFDGIIARWRHGTSNAVLEGINSVFSAVKRRARGFRSKEYLKMMLYFTKGNLTGIPNLIPSK; this is encoded by the coding sequence CATGTATTGAAGTGACAATTAAAGATACAGCTAAACTTTTAGAAGGTATGGAATGCCCTTGTTGTAAGAGAACCGATTTAATTATAAAAGATCATGCAAATGAAAGGCTATGGGATCATCTACAAATGTGGACTTATAAAACTGTATTAAAATGCCGATTGCCTCGTGCCCTTTGTAAATCCTGTAAAAAAACGTGGACAATTCGAGCTCCTTGGGAAGGTGTCAATAAACATTCCAGTAAAGACTTTGAGGCATTAGCCTTGACCCTCATGCGTCATATGCCCGTGTCAAAAGTAGGTAAATTAATGAAAGTTGATGATCAAAAATTATGGAGGATTCTAAGAGTATATATTGATAAAGAACGGGCCAAACTTGACTGGAGTGAACTCACGAGAATTGGAGTAGATGAGTTGAGTATCGCAAAAGGTCATCGTTATGTAAGTGTTTTTGTGGATATGGAAAACCATAGTGTTCTATTCGCTGCAGACGGCAAAGATGCACAAGTTTTTGAACAATTCACCGAGGAACTTTACCTGAAAGACGGTCACCCTCATGCAATTACTGAAGTTAGCATGGATATGAGTCCCTCTTATAAAAGTGGCGTTGATTCAAATATGCGCAATGCTCGTAAAGTATTTGACTACTTCCATATTGCACAAAACTTAAACAAAGCAATTGGCAAAGTTTGTTCCAGAGAGCGCCGTACAAAAGGTGATATTCGAAACCTCCTAAAAAAGCCTCGTTTATTTCAAAAGAACAGAGACAAACTCAAGGAAAAAGATCAGCAAACTATAGAAAAATTAAAAGAGCTGAACACTGCAACAGCCATGGCATACCAAATGCGCTTAAGTCTCCAAGATATTTTTAAAACGAAGTCCGAAATCAAAGCTTTGTTAGGGTTAAAAGCATGGATATCTTGGGTTCATAATGAAGCTGAAAAAGAAATGTGGAAATACTTTTTAAACCCTCTAAAGAAATTTGCCGAATCTCTTACAAAACATTTTGATGGAATTATTGCTCGATGGAGGCACGGAACAAGTAATGCTGTATTGGAAGGAATTAATTCCGTTTTCTCAGCAGTTAAAAGACGGGCCAGAGGGTTTAGATCTAAAGAATATCTAAAAATGATGCTCTATTTCACTAAAGGAAATTTAACTGGGATACCAAACCTCATCCCCTCAAAGTGA
- a CDS encoding HPr kinase/phosphorylase: protein MFKYFAYGLKVTSEIELDELIVRDFKGEADIEIVFGETPDQINGPDWYGDWWQANDYCLLCDFTDVIRALVSRNGKEVTLQVFTEDDFQLRSFIYGQVLSACLLLRGYFLLHGACVKIGDRAVGFCGSSGVGKSTLTLAFMEEGYTVYSDDVIALKVEGDKLMMHPGFPRLRVTKETMTRMSVRAADFENIDHFPTKLNYVKGFSFCSDEIELDELLILNPTDCTKPNIRNVSGWEKLNLFEEGHYRKSIEKLIYSEKDMLKRRTKIANIAKCHYLDRPNTYYCLMQMIDYINLKFHL, encoded by the coding sequence GTGTTCAAATATTTTGCTTATGGCCTAAAAGTCACTTCAGAAATTGAACTCGATGAGTTGATTGTCAGGGACTTTAAAGGCGAAGCTGATATAGAAATTGTATTTGGTGAAACACCAGATCAAATCAATGGCCCTGATTGGTATGGGGACTGGTGGCAGGCTAATGATTATTGTCTACTGTGTGATTTTACCGATGTCATCCGAGCCTTAGTCTCTAGAAATGGTAAAGAAGTAACTTTGCAAGTCTTTACCGAAGATGACTTTCAACTGCGTAGTTTCATTTATGGTCAGGTATTGAGCGCCTGCTTGCTGTTGCGAGGATACTTCCTACTTCATGGAGCCTGTGTGAAAATAGGAGATAGAGCCGTTGGTTTTTGTGGCTCATCTGGTGTGGGTAAGTCAACATTGACTCTGGCTTTTATGGAAGAGGGGTACACAGTTTATTCTGATGATGTCATTGCCTTGAAGGTCGAAGGTGATAAGTTGATGATGCATCCAGGCTTCCCACGTTTACGAGTCACGAAAGAAACAATGACCCGGATGTCAGTGAGGGCAGCGGATTTTGAAAATATTGATCATTTCCCCACAAAGTTAAATTATGTGAAGGGTTTTAGTTTTTGCAGCGATGAAATTGAGTTGGATGAGTTACTTATTTTGAATCCCACAGACTGCACCAAGCCAAATATAAGAAATGTGAGTGGTTGGGAGAAGTTAAATCTCTTTGAAGAAGGCCACTATCGAAAAAGTATCGAGAAACTGATTTATTCTGAGAAAGATATGCTGAAAAGACGTACAAAAATTGCGAATATCGCTAAGTGTCATTACTTGGATCGCCCCAATACATACTATTGCTTAATGCAAATGATTGACTACATAAATCTTAAGTTTCATTTGTAA
- a CDS encoding beta strand repeat-containing protein translates to MDTITVNGDNINFTLLDTGSGADVVSINGDLFTALNLSMDLGNDILNVTGENSNITFFGGANRDTITYGVDSINATGVLNLGNGGDRVYLNSNASDLIINGESGNDRIEIDGDNYSGVVNGGDSRDNFFIDGAGFSGVINGGDGADRIRLRGTDSAGVVYGDAGNDRIIVTRTDSNAELHTGSGAYTAGNNTVIVNNTRFAGIIYLEGDSDTVDLRKNNFQGTIDGTNGLDDSVVLDRTSNAEMTLIDLENVTLTAGRSTIVNASGSTISGSNGDDVLTLANLTSSTLDFGTGSDTLSFSDAGFVALDDNSDSELGLNELIAEGIQNLDVIDLGSSGQIINVSASDIISISETGTLRFTGTNGSVTSSLETWEQQENVVDGGTIFEVYTNGGANLEIQRDIDEDISNPITVINATDDIAKFGVIVDGKNDGDQLGGEVSDAGDYNGDGFDDYLVTAKFNDDGGTDAGTSYIVFGKEQPDDQSASNLGNNRIRRIRGDQGDDFAYKVSSGGDLNGDGYDDLIVGAWGFDGLGEDSGRVYIIKGSESVGSINLGNLTNVNDPDLIVLTTLNEQAGSVTGFSLDGAGDVNGDGIDDLLIGAPWASENGTRSGTSYLIYGDTDLSDVDLDNLGSSGIKITGESIQDWSGFSVSSIGDVNGDDLDDILIGSFRNGADDKGAAYLIFGDTSHSDIDLSNLTGVGLKITGANAFDYSSYSISSAGDINGDGFDDIMIGSPTNSYYTYGRVHVVYGDNTLGNDIDLSALSSSEGITINAAEAGDYTGISVASAGDVNGDGFDDIVIGAAYSSVGEVYAGAAYVVFGGDTLSDTSLDLLGSSGLTILGNTTGDFFGIDVSGAGDINGDGYDDIVVGAPYHDSGTNAGSAYVILGQDFSDGGNNIQEVSGSDSATGSDWHLIGDSTSNTLFSIGVNSGNPESASAGAGDDLVVINNQNFRRVDGGSGIDTLRVNVNNINLGDFNSKIRDFEILEINGSRSMTIDLDLIQSLPDSLIIGDETSALRVEGSGSVDFGLIDWIDNGSLDLDGNTYQHYSHSTYTETDLLIQNSVTII, encoded by the coding sequence TTGGATACAATAACCGTTAATGGTGATAATATTAACTTTACATTATTGGATACAGGTTCTGGTGCAGATGTAGTTAGTATTAATGGAGACTTATTTACTGCGCTTAATTTGAGTATGGATTTAGGTAATGATATCCTGAATGTGACAGGTGAAAATTCTAATATTACTTTTTTTGGGGGAGCTAACCGAGATACAATCACCTACGGCGTTGATTCAATCAACGCCACAGGGGTTTTAAATCTTGGCAATGGCGGAGATCGCGTTTATTTAAATTCTAACGCTAGTGATTTAATTATAAATGGAGAGTCTGGAAATGATCGAATTGAAATTGATGGTGATAATTACAGTGGCGTAGTTAACGGTGGGGATTCACGCGATAATTTCTTTATTGATGGAGCGGGTTTTAGTGGCGTGATAAATGGTGGAGATGGAGCGGATAGAATTCGATTGAGGGGGACAGATTCTGCAGGTGTTGTTTATGGTGATGCGGGAAATGATAGGATAATAGTTACTCGGACAGATTCTAACGCAGAGTTGCATACAGGTTCAGGGGCTTATACTGCGGGGAATAATACTGTTATCGTAAACAATACGCGTTTCGCAGGGATAATTTACCTTGAAGGAGATAGCGATACAGTAGACCTTAGGAAAAATAACTTCCAAGGCACGATAGATGGGACTAATGGGCTGGATGATAGTGTTGTTCTAGATAGAACTAGTAACGCAGAAATGACTTTGATTGACTTGGAAAATGTCACTTTGACTGCTGGTAGATCGACAATAGTTAATGCTTCGGGATCAACGATTAGTGGTTCTAATGGAGATGATGTTTTAACATTAGCTAATTTGACTTCGAGTACTTTAGATTTTGGTACTGGTAGCGATACGCTTTCTTTTTCTGATGCGGGTTTTGTAGCTTTAGACGATAATTCAGATTCTGAACTGGGTCTCAATGAACTGATTGCTGAGGGTATTCAAAACCTTGATGTCATTGATCTTGGGTCTAGTGGACAAATAATCAACGTCTCTGCGTCAGATATCATCTCCATCTCAGAAACTGGGACTCTCCGATTTACAGGGACTAATGGCTCTGTAACAAGCTCTCTTGAGACTTGGGAGCAGCAAGAAAATGTTGTTGATGGAGGCACCATTTTTGAGGTTTATACGAATGGTGGAGCTAATTTAGAAATTCAACGAGATATAGACGAAGATATTTCGAACCCAATTACAGTAATTAATGCGACTGATGATATAGCTAAATTCGGTGTAATTGTCGATGGCAAAAATGATGGGGATCAACTTGGTGGTGAAGTTTCTGATGCAGGAGACTATAATGGCGATGGTTTTGACGACTATTTAGTCACGGCAAAATTTAACGATGATGGAGGAACTGATGCGGGTACTTCATATATTGTTTTTGGTAAAGAACAGCCCGACGACCAAAGCGCATCTAATTTGGGGAATAACCGTATACGTAGGATTCGGGGTGACCAAGGTGATGACTTTGCCTACAAGGTTTCATCTGGTGGAGACCTTAATGGTGATGGTTATGATGATCTAATTGTGGGAGCCTGGGGTTTCGATGGATTAGGAGAGGACAGTGGTCGTGTGTATATTATTAAAGGGAGTGAATCGGTTGGTAGTATTAATCTTGGGAATCTAACAAATGTTAATGATCCTGATCTTATTGTTCTGACTACCTTAAACGAACAGGCTGGATCAGTGACAGGTTTTTCACTAGATGGTGCTGGAGACGTGAATGGAGATGGTATAGATGATTTACTTATTGGAGCACCATGGGCATCTGAGAATGGCACTAGATCTGGAACGAGTTATTTGATTTACGGTGATACAGACCTTAGCGATGTCGATCTAGACAATTTAGGTAGTTCGGGAATAAAAATAACAGGAGAAAGTATTCAAGATTGGAGTGGTTTTTCGGTCTCATCAATAGGTGATGTGAATGGAGACGATCTTGACGATATATTGATTGGATCCTTTAGAAATGGAGCTGACGATAAAGGGGCAGCATATTTAATTTTTGGGGATACCTCTCATTCAGATATAGATTTGTCTAATTTAACAGGTGTGGGTCTTAAAATAACAGGAGCAAATGCATTTGATTATAGTTCATACTCAATTTCATCAGCTGGCGATATTAATGGAGATGGCTTTGATGACATAATGATAGGCTCTCCAACCAATAGCTATTATACTTATGGGAGAGTTCATGTAGTATACGGTGATAATACTCTAGGTAACGATATTGATTTATCGGCCTTGTCATCATCCGAGGGTATAACAATTAACGCCGCAGAAGCAGGGGATTATACAGGTATTAGTGTTGCATCGGCTGGCGATGTGAATGGTGATGGTTTTGACGACATTGTGATTGGAGCGGCTTATAGTTCAGTAGGCGAGGTTTATGCAGGTGCGGCGTATGTCGTATTTGGTGGTGATACCCTTAGTGATACCTCTCTAGATTTATTGGGAAGCTCTGGCTTGACTATTTTAGGTAATACGACTGGAGATTTTTTTGGTATTGATGTGAGTGGAGCAGGTGATATCAACGGAGATGGTTATGATGATATTGTTGTCGGAGCGCCATATCATGACTCAGGAACTAATGCGGGTAGTGCGTATGTGATTTTAGGTCAAGACTTCTCTGATGGGGGGAATAATATTCAAGAAGTGAGCGGTTCTGACTCTGCAACAGGCTCAGATTGGCATTTAATAGGTGATAGTACGTCAAATACTTTATTTAGTATAGGTGTGAATTCAGGTAATCCGGAATCGGCCTCTGCAGGTGCAGGAGATGATTTGGTTGTTATTAATAATCAAAATTTTCGGCGAGTTGATGGTGGGAGCGGTATTGATACATTACGTGTTAATGTAAATAATATTAATCTAGGTGACTTTAATAGTAAAATTAGAGATTTTGAAATTCTAGAAATTAATGGCAGTCGCAGTATGACTATTGACCTTGATTTAATTCAGAGTCTCCCAGATTCACTCATTATAGGAGACGAGACAAGTGCATTAAGAGTTGAAGGAAGTGGTTCAGTCGATTTCGGCTTGATTGATTGGATAGACAATGGCTCTCTTGATTTGGATGGTAATACCTATCAGCATTACTCCCATAGCACATATACCGAGACTGACCTACTCATTCAAAATTCAGTGACAATTATTTAG
- a CDS encoding cupin domain-containing protein, protein MNIRAKELIETLELIEHPEGGYYKETYRSSENVFSHPAESERSAVTEIYFLLCKGQVSRFHKVLHDEFWHFFEGAPLRLIAGDLQSFEEFELGGASTNYQHCIQGGRWQAAESTGNYTLVGCTVAPGFDFADFAFLSEAKADLMKQNFANFAKFI, encoded by the coding sequence GTGAACATACGTGCCAAAGAACTAATTGAAACTCTAGAGTTGATTGAGCATCCGGAAGGTGGTTACTACAAAGAGACCTATCGCTCGAGTGAAAATGTCTTTTCTCACCCTGCAGAATCCGAACGATCCGCCGTCACGGAGATCTACTTTTTATTATGCAAAGGGCAAGTGAGTCGTTTCCATAAAGTATTACATGATGAGTTTTGGCATTTTTTCGAGGGAGCTCCCTTGCGCTTGATTGCTGGAGATTTACAGAGCTTTGAAGAATTTGAGTTAGGAGGAGCTTCAACAAATTATCAGCACTGTATTCAGGGTGGTCGTTGGCAAGCGGCGGAAAGTACAGGTAATTATACTCTCGTAGGTTGTACAGTGGCGCCTGGCTTTGATTTTGCGGACTTCGCATTTCTATCCGAAGCGAAAGCCGATTTAATGAAACAGAACTTCGCGAATTTCGCAAAGTTTATCTAA